One window of Methanogenium organophilum genomic DNA carries:
- a CDS encoding methyl-accepting chemotaxis protein, producing the protein MADERKRPGRKALFTGVQKAETRHEDKTEKLTAEDIRESLSVALESIIVNPKSGSISPETLDNSLEGVVSSINSALDAVRKAADTELLAAETKSRDLSEISAEQEQKIAALMADLESQQRITRSLTEELKEITLTETNQWEAEKERLLAENKTKDDEIRRQGELISKLGEETATLRKEAAEAAVPDADEDLLMRFKDLETAYTNLSRQYEEEIEQNALDLKVKEDEIIGQRQRISAVTEEAEALNRALAEARRTQNDAAREKQLEELTAQYADLKSEYVAVTERLEADTRAKEDEIIHLRDENKAHAEEIRVLRERASEVPEALVAENDADLPQRFEELTKQHADITAQYNTHKELTEAERVRLKEKLVAAQHARDTAKSDASRLNMKIYTLDAGKKELEKKMVAQAQAAASQYDETVRALRQKEQEMQALIMNNPIPVLITDSSFAITGANPAYEELSGIRLPKLRKMNLRDFTLIDQKGEGIGKTVQENIRSSSEIEIRLPAGVYTLEQHGIPVMGENGSVSSVYIYYNDITQKRREAEEIRERMAENEELRKRSELMIEENPMPILYMDSNFTIQVTNEAYVTMSGIPRKKLIGMNARDFTIQNQEGDGLGQIIRQKKTCYGVVDVALPTGTQTLEQYGIPVFGPAGELSNIFVVYNNISDVRKKEAEIAQIMAQVREEAETLEESAGQLTARMEELASGNLMAETPISDSDPLKILKEHYNTSVRAIRSITENVAETIETIRHTAKELTESSDEISNANVKMATDTQTITDDMSVLQREIEAVSYEVANLSASIQEIASTSQEVMRQAELSSEEGAKGAEIGKDASEKMALVGEISQESVQHITELNDQMQKIGKIVRIIAGIADQTNLLAINAAIEAARAGEHGRGFSVVAGEIRNLAVESKEASASIEELILSIQNESEQTAESMRTADVEIQNGITSVNASIDAINTIVEVINLSAQGVVEITHATEDQANATNRLMEKVELASQMARKTMHNNEDMAALAEELSASAEEVGSVVHELDTMAKQLHSQIERFSI; encoded by the coding sequence ATGGCAGATGAACGGAAGAGACCGGGACGAAAGGCACTCTTCACCGGAGTGCAGAAAGCAGAAACCAGGCACGAAGACAAAACAGAAAAACTCACAGCTGAGGATATCAGAGAATCGCTCTCAGTTGCACTTGAAAGTATCATCGTAAATCCAAAATCAGGAAGTATCTCTCCGGAAACACTTGACAATTCACTGGAGGGAGTTGTCTCCTCAATCAATTCTGCACTCGATGCGGTGCGAAAGGCTGCAGATACAGAACTGCTGGCAGCAGAGACAAAATCCAGAGACCTTTCAGAAATATCGGCAGAACAGGAACAAAAAATTGCGGCCCTGATGGCAGACCTTGAAAGTCAGCAGAGAATTACCCGCTCTCTGACCGAAGAGCTCAAAGAAATAACGCTCACAGAGACAAACCAGTGGGAAGCAGAGAAAGAACGTCTTTTGGCAGAAAACAAAACAAAAGACGATGAAATCCGCCGTCAAGGCGAACTCATTTCCAAACTTGGGGAAGAGACAGCAACACTCAGGAAGGAGGCAGCAGAAGCAGCCGTCCCGGATGCCGATGAAGACCTCCTGATGCGGTTTAAAGATCTCGAAACCGCCTATACGAACCTCAGCAGGCAGTATGAGGAAGAGATTGAGCAGAATGCTCTCGACCTGAAGGTAAAAGAAGATGAGATCATCGGGCAGAGACAGAGGATATCTGCAGTCACTGAGGAGGCCGAAGCACTGAATAGGGCATTAGCAGAGGCACGCAGGACACAAAATGATGCTGCACGGGAAAAGCAGCTCGAAGAGCTCACAGCACAGTATGCAGACCTGAAATCAGAGTATGTGGCTGTAACAGAACGTCTTGAAGCAGACACCAGAGCAAAAGAGGACGAAATCATCCATCTCAGGGATGAGAACAAAGCGCATGCTGAAGAGATACGGGTTCTCAGGGAACGGGCATCAGAGGTGCCTGAGGCGCTGGTGGCAGAGAACGATGCAGACCTTCCCCAGCGGTTTGAAGAGCTTACCAAACAGCATGCAGACATAACGGCACAATACAACACACACAAAGAGCTAACAGAGGCTGAAAGAGTACGCCTGAAAGAGAAACTGGTTGCAGCACAACATGCCAGAGATACGGCAAAATCTGATGCTTCCCGTCTTAATATGAAGATATATACCCTTGATGCCGGGAAAAAGGAACTCGAGAAAAAAATGGTGGCACAGGCACAGGCTGCAGCCTCGCAATATGATGAAACCGTTCGCGCCCTCAGGCAGAAAGAACAGGAGATGCAGGCACTCATTATGAATAATCCAATCCCTGTCCTTATTACTGACAGTTCCTTTGCTATAACCGGTGCCAACCCCGCGTACGAAGAACTCTCCGGGATTCGACTCCCGAAACTGCGGAAAATGAATCTCCGTGACTTCACCCTCATTGATCAGAAAGGAGAAGGAATTGGGAAAACAGTACAGGAAAATATTCGCAGTTCGTCAGAAATTGAGATTCGCCTTCCTGCTGGCGTATACACTCTGGAGCAACATGGCATCCCGGTCATGGGAGAAAACGGATCGGTTTCATCCGTATATATTTATTATAATGATATTACCCAGAAGCGCAGGGAAGCAGAAGAGATTCGGGAACGGATGGCGGAAAATGAAGAACTGCGAAAACGTTCCGAACTCATGATCGAAGAAAATCCAATGCCCATCCTCTATATGGACAGTAATTTCACCATTCAGGTTACGAATGAAGCATATGTCACGATGAGCGGCATTCCACGCAAAAAGCTCATCGGAATGAATGCACGCGATTTCACCATTCAAAATCAGGAAGGGGATGGACTTGGACAGATCATCCGACAAAAGAAAACATGCTACGGCGTTGTGGATGTTGCCCTCCCTACAGGCACCCAGACTCTGGAACAGTATGGCATCCCGGTATTCGGGCCTGCGGGTGAGTTATCAAATATTTTTGTCGTATACAACAACATCTCTGATGTCAGGAAAAAAGAAGCAGAGATCGCCCAGATCATGGCGCAGGTGCGCGAAGAGGCAGAAACCCTTGAAGAAAGCGCAGGCCAGCTAACCGCACGGATGGAGGAGCTGGCATCCGGAAACCTGATGGCAGAAACACCAATCTCTGACAGCGATCCCCTCAAAATCCTCAAAGAGCACTACAATACCTCCGTTCGTGCCATACGCTCAATCACGGAGAATGTTGCAGAAACGATTGAAACCATACGCCATACCGCAAAAGAGCTCACGGAAAGCAGTGATGAAATCAGTAATGCCAATGTGAAGATGGCGACAGACACACAGACCATTACCGATGATATGAGCGTCCTGCAAAGAGAGATAGAGGCGGTAAGCTATGAAGTAGCAAATCTCTCGGCATCAATCCAGGAGATCGCAAGCACTTCCCAGGAAGTGATGCGGCAGGCAGAACTCTCCTCAGAAGAAGGGGCAAAAGGGGCAGAGATCGGCAAAGATGCTTCAGAAAAGATGGCACTCGTGGGGGAGATCTCGCAGGAGAGTGTGCAGCACATCACTGAACTCAACGACCAGATGCAGAAGATTGGAAAGATTGTCCGCATTATTGCGGGTATCGCCGATCAGACCAATCTTCTCGCCATCAATGCAGCAATTGAAGCAGCCCGTGCCGGGGAGCACGGTAGAGGGTTCTCGGTCGTTGCAGGAGAGATACGCAATTTGGCGGTAGAGTCAAAGGAAGCCTCGGCAAGCATCGAAGAACTGATTCTTTCGATACAAAATGAGAGTGAACAAACCGCTGAGTCGATGCGAACAGCAGATGTTGAGATTCAAAACGGTATCACCAGTGTGAATGCATCCATTGATGCCATTAACACTATTGTTGAGGTAATTAATCTCTCAGCACAGGGAGTTGTAGAAATTACCCATGCCACTGAAGATCAGGCCAATGCCACCAACCGCCTGATGGAAAAGGTCGAGCTTGCGTCCCAGATGGCCAGGAAAACCATGCATAACAATGAGGATATGGCAGCGCTGGCAGAGGAACTGAGTGCATCCGCTGAAGAGGTGGGCAGTGTCGTCCATGAACTTGACACAATGGCAAAACAGCTGCATTCTCAGATCGAACGTTTCAGTATATAA
- a CDS encoding DUF7123 family protein, protein MNRKNRISEQYSATQGKILSYLLQGLKAGKHYFKSKYIAKDLGLSPKEVGTNLAILSDICDELDISRWSYSNSTTWRVLPRSA, encoded by the coding sequence ATGAACCGTAAAAACCGAATTTCTGAGCAGTATTCGGCAACACAGGGAAAGATCCTGTCATATCTGCTACAGGGCCTCAAAGCGGGAAAACATTACTTTAAATCCAAGTACATCGCGAAAGATCTCGGTTTGTCTCCGAAAGAAGTCGGGACAAATCTGGCAATTCTCTCTGATATCTGTGACGAACTGGATATATCCCGCTGGAGTTACTCAAATAGCACTACATGGCGTGTTCTCCCACGTTCTGCGTAA
- a CDS encoding magnesium transporter: MMLQLQISSQIRLFLTGFAALLICAFAASAAGIYLGSARDVIALLPGLMVMVPPSINMRGSISGVLASRLSSSMHLGAFDVEFSRESVLGSNLRASFLTTVIIGFWLGLIVAGICAVFGIEGLSVIDYVVISVVSGIVSGLIVMGITLIVVLISYRFGLDLDMIAAPTVTTAGDIVTLPVLVVTTLFFVTLAPVVLNILFGIVILLTAASLVYSVYLDEPVFEINREILPLLLFLSFVGTLAGLTYTLDLEQLIEFAVFLIIIPPFTGLCGSIAGILCSRLATGMHMGEIDAKVRPERPVLEQFGGSYLYALFVFPLIGLIAQEASGLMGIASPGLFELITICTVSGMIVITIVNIIAYATAGLSFRYGLDPDNFGIPVITSTIDLVGAAILVAVINILV, from the coding sequence ATGATGTTGCAGCTGCAGATATCCAGCCAGATCCGTCTCTTTTTAACCGGATTCGCTGCTCTTTTAATCTGTGCGTTTGCTGCTAGTGCAGCAGGCATTTATCTTGGTTCAGCACGTGACGTGATTGCCCTTTTGCCGGGACTGATGGTCATGGTGCCTCCGTCTATTAACATGCGGGGGAGTATCTCGGGTGTGCTCGCGTCCCGTCTCTCTTCATCGATGCATCTGGGGGCATTTGATGTTGAATTTTCCCGCGAGTCTGTGCTGGGCTCAAATCTGCGGGCATCATTTCTGACAACGGTGATCATTGGATTCTGGCTGGGTCTGATTGTCGCAGGTATCTGTGCTGTCTTTGGTATTGAGGGTCTTAGTGTCATCGACTACGTGGTAATTTCCGTTGTATCCGGGATTGTTTCCGGGCTCATTGTTATGGGGATCACGCTTATTGTGGTCCTTATCAGTTACCGCTTTGGTCTGGATCTTGATATGATCGCAGCGCCAACGGTTACAACAGCGGGAGATATTGTGACTCTGCCCGTCCTCGTCGTCACCACTCTTTTCTTTGTCACACTGGCTCCTGTTGTTCTCAATATCCTCTTTGGTATTGTGATTCTTCTGACCGCTGCCTCTCTGGTCTATTCGGTGTACCTTGATGAGCCTGTCTTTGAGATAAACCGGGAAATCCTGCCCCTGCTCCTTTTCCTTTCCTTTGTCGGAACACTTGCCGGACTGACCTATACGCTTGATCTGGAACAACTCATTGAATTCGCGGTATTCCTGATCATTATTCCGCCGTTTACCGGGCTTTGTGGTTCGATTGCAGGGATTCTCTGTTCCCGCCTTGCAACCGGGATGCATATGGGTGAAATTGATGCAAAAGTCCGTCCCGAACGGCCGGTACTGGAACAGTTTGGTGGGTCGTATCTCTATGCACTGTTTGTTTTCCCGCTAATCGGCCTGATAGCCCAGGAAGCGTCAGGGCTGATGGGTATTGCATCCCCCGGCCTTTTTGAACTGATCACAATATGTACCGTATCCGGGATGATCGTCATCACGATTGTGAATATCATTGCCTATGCAACTGCAGGTCTCTCATTCCGGTACGGGCTTGATCCTGATAATTTTGGCATTCCGGTGATAACCAGTACAATAGATCTGGTTGGCGCGGCCATCCTTGTCGCCGTTATTAATATACTCGTATAA
- a CDS encoding ribonuclease Z: protein MAGETLHVYFLGTAGALPTPNRNPACIMMRRGADTLLFDCGEGAQQQMMRARTGFTVDAIFITHWHADHYLGVPGLIHTLSFMGRTEPLPIYGPRWVDGFVDGILALAKKPPGFHLEPRVLNPGDVVPFDGYHVRAFSAQHGIPGLGYILEEDARPGRFNREEAIRLGVPEGRLFGKLQRGEDVTVDIDGQETVVKADQVVGPSRSGRKVVYTGDTRPNVRSWLGWGMDADLLIHDATFDESEAERAPEVFHSTAAEAGMVAAQIDAARLALVHISSRYVNTATHIEDAGKHYSGQVFAPDDLEVFEIPYRSE, encoded by the coding sequence ATGGCAGGAGAGACGCTCCATGTTTATTTCCTTGGAACGGCTGGTGCCCTCCCCACGCCGAACCGCAATCCGGCATGCATCATGATGCGACGCGGTGCGGATACCCTGCTCTTTGACTGCGGTGAAGGAGCACAGCAGCAGATGATGCGGGCACGAACCGGCTTTACCGTTGATGCCATATTTATCACTCACTGGCATGCGGATCATTATCTGGGTGTTCCCGGTCTGATTCATACTCTCTCATTTATGGGGCGCACAGAACCTCTCCCCATATACGGGCCCAGATGGGTGGATGGATTTGTCGATGGCATCCTTGCACTTGCAAAGAAACCCCCCGGATTCCATTTGGAACCACGGGTACTGAATCCCGGCGATGTGGTGCCCTTTGATGGATACCATGTTCGTGCGTTCTCTGCACAACACGGGATTCCGGGACTGGGTTATATCCTTGAAGAAGATGCGCGTCCCGGCCGGTTTAACCGTGAAGAGGCCATTCGTCTGGGTGTGCCTGAGGGGCGCCTCTTTGGGAAACTCCAGCGCGGAGAGGATGTTACCGTGGATATCGACGGACAGGAGACCGTTGTGAAAGCAGACCAGGTGGTCGGCCCTTCGCGTTCCGGCCGAAAAGTTGTCTACACGGGTGACACGCGTCCGAATGTGCGTTCGTGGCTGGGATGGGGCATGGATGCGGACCTTTTGATTCATGATGCCACCTTTGATGAAAGTGAGGCGGAACGTGCGCCCGAAGTGTTTCACTCAACTGCAGCGGAGGCAGGGATGGTTGCAGCCCAGATTGACGCTGCCCGTCTTGCCCTTGTTCATATCAGTTCACGATACGTCAATACAGCAACTCATATAGAAGATGCAGGGAAACACTATTCAGGACAGGTGTTTGCACCTGATGATCTTGAAGTATTTGAGATTCCGTACCGGAGTGAATAA
- a CDS encoding potassium channel family protein — MSDLEYQPVSFKDVLIEMKDISELMVDLAYSAILFESREIAQEVITLEERMNQLVYQARIQSILGSRRVEEAEAMSGMLQVSEAAEKISNSASEIATIILKDVKFPAKLRLAMPDAEEVTKRVVVGKESVIDGMTLGEQSLQSSTGMRVIAIRRGVSWIYDPERETRILDGDIVIAKGPESGIMPLYELCGRDVPVTDESPEGSVVTDLDRAVRLIVKMKDTSELAVGLAYTSLLFNNREVADEVVSLGTRMDDMRYELDLWILEAAKRISNVEYLRGLLYMSSFADNITNAAGSIVDVILRDIEIPPLFRKIVRESDEIISRIRVEAGSELAGKSLKEASLSTVTGMVVLAIRHENKWKYRPRKDEKLQSGDIIIAKGRRDGECRLYDLSR; from the coding sequence ATGAGTGATTTAGAGTACCAACCGGTCAGTTTTAAAGATGTACTGATTGAGATGAAGGACATCTCAGAACTGATGGTTGATCTTGCTTATTCTGCGATACTATTTGAGAGTCGTGAAATTGCCCAGGAAGTTATTACCCTTGAAGAACGGATGAATCAGCTGGTCTACCAGGCACGGATACAGAGTATCCTTGGGTCCCGGAGGGTTGAGGAAGCCGAGGCAATGAGCGGTATGCTGCAGGTCAGTGAAGCGGCAGAAAAAATTTCAAATTCTGCGTCTGAGATTGCGACCATCATTTTGAAAGATGTGAAGTTTCCTGCCAAACTCCGGCTTGCAATGCCGGATGCTGAAGAGGTGACCAAACGTGTGGTGGTCGGAAAAGAGAGCGTTATTGATGGTATGACACTGGGTGAACAGAGTCTCCAGAGCAGCACCGGAATGCGTGTCATTGCAATCAGGCGGGGTGTGTCGTGGATCTATGATCCCGAACGCGAAACACGGATTCTTGATGGTGATATCGTCATTGCAAAGGGGCCCGAGAGCGGGATTATGCCGTTGTACGAACTCTGTGGAAGAGACGTTCCCGTAACAGATGAGTCTCCTGAAGGAAGTGTTGTAACCGATCTTGACCGGGCTGTCCGCCTGATTGTCAAGATGAAGGATACCTCTGAACTCGCAGTCGGCCTTGCGTATACATCTCTGCTTTTTAACAATCGTGAAGTGGCGGATGAGGTGGTTTCTCTTGGCACCAGGATGGATGACATGCGGTATGAACTGGATCTCTGGATTCTTGAAGCGGCAAAACGCATCTCAAATGTGGAGTATCTGCGTGGACTGCTTTATATGTCATCATTTGCGGATAATATCACAAATGCGGCAGGTTCTATTGTCGATGTTATTTTGCGGGATATCGAGATTCCACCGTTGTTCAGGAAGATTGTACGCGAGTCTGATGAAATCATTTCACGGATTCGTGTAGAGGCAGGTTCCGAACTTGCCGGGAAAAGTCTGAAAGAAGCCTCACTAAGCACGGTGACCGGTATGGTGGTTCTTGCAATCCGGCATGAGAATAAATGGAAATACCGTCCGAGAAAGGATGAAAAATTACAGTCCGGGGATATTATTATAGCCAAAGGACGGCGGGACGGCGAATGCCGCCTCTATGATCTCTCCCGGTGA
- a CDS encoding CheR family methyltransferase, which yields MNTRGFRSVLRTIESKIGIQCANYKEDYLQRRIQSRMRMNKMTSYSEYNSFLTTQEEEQEALRNALTINVTKFWRDPEVFNIIKRDVLPDIRRRKQKIRIWSAGCATGEEPYTIALMCHEAKVLYPDVEVTIFASDIDREALKKAEKGIYHQKALENLSESQIRRHFNEQQDGTFQVKQHLKDLVKFSRHDLMSGRGVTQYLDIILCRNVTIYFTEKQKDELARIFAPALSEGGYYVMGKTEYMGRDVEHLYEPYNPIQKIYRKKSNG from the coding sequence ATGAATACCAGAGGATTTCGGTCGGTTTTGCGCACAATTGAGTCGAAAATCGGCATCCAGTGTGCAAACTACAAAGAGGACTACCTGCAGCGAAGAATTCAGTCCAGAATGCGGATGAATAAAATGACTTCCTATAGTGAATATAATTCCTTTCTTACCACACAGGAAGAAGAACAGGAAGCACTGCGCAATGCCCTTACGATTAATGTAACAAAATTCTGGCGTGATCCAGAGGTGTTTAACATAATCAAACGTGACGTTCTCCCGGATATCCGCCGCAGGAAACAAAAAATCAGGATATGGAGTGCAGGATGCGCCACTGGTGAAGAGCCATACACCATCGCACTGATGTGCCATGAAGCAAAGGTGTTGTACCCGGATGTGGAGGTGACCATCTTTGCCTCAGACATCGACAGGGAAGCCCTGAAAAAAGCAGAAAAAGGCATATATCACCAAAAAGCATTGGAGAATCTCTCAGAATCACAGATTCGCAGACATTTTAATGAACAGCAGGATGGAACATTCCAGGTCAAACAGCATCTCAAAGATCTCGTGAAATTTTCCCGGCATGATCTGATGAGCGGGCGGGGAGTGACGCAGTATCTGGACATCATTCTCTGCAGGAATGTAACCATTTACTTCACTGAAAAACAAAAGGATGAACTCGCACGTATATTTGCACCGGCACTTTCCGAAGGCGGATATTATGTCATGGGCAAGACGGAGTATATGGGCAGGGATGTTGAACACCTGTATGAACCATATAATCCGATTCAGAAAATATACCGTAAGAAGAGCAATGGATAA
- a CDS encoding DHH family phosphoesterase: MNNGEMTVYRLSPACDVGDVEEGKVYVVRVQGFADFGTFVYLNDRIKGLIHKSNVKTHHQEGETLFVRVRQVRKNGNIDLEEIVPTRYNTETVAKKLSTLRLADLPDKVGRHATIEAEVAQIKQTSGPTIFTIVDETGAEDAAAFIEAGVRAYPEVELGDMVSVSGEVMLRNNRLQIEVSNMRVLSGEERENVDKRIAEALELRAEPEDLPFMIESDVLNRLKPEMQKVAKIIRKAIFTAQPIVLRHHADADGISAAVAVERAVTHLIRENGGDLDTESHMFKRAPSKAPFYEIEDVTRDLDFALKDFVRFGQKLPLIVMMDNGSTEEDEPSYRMAKIYDIPIVVVDHHHPDESTDAYLDAHVNPYHVGGDFGVTAGMLGAELARMIFPGVEDEIRYFPAVAAVGDRSEAPERQQYLDLVSDEWSEDHCKDIALALDYEQFWLRFNDGREIVKDILGVNGDRDRHERLVTLLVREANLAIEEQLSASMPHVVEQELGNTAKLFMLDVEIYAHRFTFPPPGKTSGEVHDILCRRNEGAPVVTLGIGPDFVVIRSRGVLMNIPKMVRELREEVIGGGVNGGGHLVVGSIKFVEGMRETVIESLIAKIEEFPVE, encoded by the coding sequence ATGAATAATGGAGAAATGACTGTTTATCGCCTCTCCCCGGCATGTGATGTGGGTGATGTGGAAGAGGGGAAAGTATACGTTGTACGGGTGCAGGGATTTGCAGATTTTGGTACCTTTGTGTATCTGAACGACCGGATCAAGGGCCTGATACACAAATCAAATGTGAAGACCCATCATCAGGAAGGGGAGACATTGTTCGTTCGTGTACGGCAGGTCCGGAAAAACGGCAATATTGATCTTGAGGAGATTGTTCCCACCAGATACAATACGGAGACCGTTGCAAAGAAACTCTCGACACTCCGGCTCGCTGACCTTCCGGACAAAGTCGGCAGACACGCCACCATCGAAGCTGAGGTTGCGCAGATTAAGCAGACCTCAGGCCCTACGATATTCACTATTGTTGATGAAACTGGTGCCGAGGATGCAGCAGCTTTCATCGAGGCAGGAGTGCGTGCGTATCCTGAGGTTGAACTGGGAGATATGGTCTCAGTCTCCGGTGAGGTGATGCTCAGGAACAACCGTCTTCAGATTGAGGTCTCAAATATGCGTGTTCTCTCCGGTGAAGAACGCGAGAATGTGGACAAACGCATTGCAGAGGCGCTTGAACTGCGTGCGGAACCGGAAGACCTTCCGTTTATGATTGAAAGTGACGTCTTAAATCGCCTCAAGCCGGAAATGCAGAAGGTGGCAAAGATCATCCGGAAGGCAATTTTTACTGCCCAGCCGATTGTGCTGCGCCACCATGCTGATGCGGATGGCATATCTGCTGCAGTCGCTGTCGAACGCGCTGTTACGCACCTTATTCGTGAGAATGGTGGAGATCTTGACACCGAAAGCCACATGTTTAAGCGGGCCCCGTCAAAAGCGCCATTCTATGAAATTGAGGATGTAACCCGTGATCTTGACTTTGCGCTGAAGGATTTTGTCCGGTTCGGACAGAAACTGCCGCTCATTGTCATGATGGATAACGGCTCAACAGAAGAGGATGAGCCGTCCTACCGGATGGCAAAGATCTATGATATTCCGATTGTGGTTGTTGACCACCACCACCCTGATGAGAGTACCGATGCCTATCTCGATGCACATGTGAACCCATACCACGTCGGCGGAGACTTTGGTGTGACGGCAGGTATGCTTGGTGCAGAACTTGCCCGCATGATCTTCCCCGGTGTGGAAGATGAGATCCGCTATTTCCCGGCAGTTGCCGCGGTGGGTGACCGGAGTGAAGCACCGGAACGCCAGCAGTATCTGGATCTTGTCAGTGATGAGTGGAGTGAAGACCACTGCAAAGATATTGCCCTTGCCCTTGATTATGAACAGTTCTGGCTTCGGTTCAATGACGGGCGTGAGATTGTAAAGGATATCCTTGGGGTCAACGGGGACCGTGATCGTCATGAACGCCTTGTAACGCTGCTTGTACGTGAAGCAAATCTCGCAATTGAAGAACAGCTGAGTGCATCAATGCCGCATGTTGTTGAACAAGAACTTGGAAACACCGCGAAGCTCTTCATGCTGGATGTAGAAATATATGCTCACCGCTTTACCTTCCCGCCACCCGGAAAGACCTCCGGAGAGGTGCATGACATCCTCTGCAGGCGTAATGAGGGCGCACCGGTTGTGACACTCGGTATCGGACCTGATTTTGTGGTCATCCGTTCACGTGGTGTTCTGATGAACATTCCAAAGATGGTACGTGAACTCAGAGAAGAGGTTATCGGCGGTGGAGTGAACGGCGGCGGCCACCTTGTCGTTGGAAGTATAAAATTCGTTGAGGGAATGCGCGAAACTGTAATTGAAAGCCTCATAGCAAAGATTGAGGAGTTTCCTGTAGAATAA
- a CDS encoding ParA family protein codes for MPVITFTHHKGGTGKTTSCLNCGGFLNTKRKRVLIIDCDPQANATTGLGCDPQDAEKNMYDIFMSGTEGFESVQLKDIIVSTDSGIDLCPSSLDLAGSEPYLYEREDRLFVLKEAIKPILRRYSYILVDTPPSMGQFVINGIVAADHVIVTLDNGMFARTGVDALQTIFSDIAEITGTPVSADIAVITRGRMLQEEMTPGEEISDGFRRLLGMKKEEHRSREQFEEIVAFCEKSFPHVFTVPYDIHVHEAQKQGLPLSQYAPDSEAAHVYEKISAVIKNWNK; via the coding sequence ATGCCGGTAATAACATTTACACACCATAAAGGAGGTACCGGAAAAACTACATCCTGCCTAAATTGTGGCGGTTTTCTTAATACAAAAAGAAAACGCGTCCTAATAATTGACTGCGACCCACAGGCAAATGCAACCACCGGACTTGGATGTGATCCACAGGATGCCGAGAAAAATATGTATGATATCTTTATGTCAGGCACGGAGGGATTTGAGTCTGTTCAGCTCAAAGATATCATCGTCTCAACAGATTCAGGCATTGATCTCTGTCCCTCGTCACTCGATCTTGCCGGGTCCGAACCCTATCTCTACGAGCGCGAAGACAGACTTTTTGTTTTGAAAGAGGCAATTAAACCGATTCTCAGACGATATAGCTATATTCTGGTGGACACTCCGCCCAGCATGGGCCAGTTTGTCATCAACGGGATTGTCGCAGCGGATCATGTGATTGTCACACTGGACAACGGGATGTTTGCACGTACGGGAGTTGACGCCCTGCAGACCATATTTTCGGATATCGCAGAAATAACAGGAACGCCGGTATCAGCTGATATCGCCGTTATCACCCGCGGGCGGATGCTGCAGGAAGAGATGACACCGGGAGAAGAAATATCAGACGGATTCCGGCGTCTTTTGGGCATGAAAAAAGAGGAACACCGATCACGTGAGCAATTTGAAGAGATTGTCGCATTCTGTGAAAAATCCTTCCCGCATGTTTTTACTGTCCCTTATGACATCCATGTTCATGAGGCCCAGAAACAGGGATTGCCCCTCTCACAGTACGCTCCCGATAGCGAGGCAGCCCATGTGTATGAAAAAATATCCGCTGTGATAAAAAATTGGAACAAGTGA